One part of the Raphanus sativus cultivar WK10039 chromosome 7, ASM80110v3, whole genome shotgun sequence genome encodes these proteins:
- the LOC108814389 gene encoding putative tRNA (cytidine(32)/guanosine(34)-2'-O)-methyltransferase isoform X3, with protein MGKASRDKRDIYYRKAKEEGWRARSAFKLLQIDEEFNIFQGVKRVVDLCAAPGSWSQVLSRQLYLPAKSSAESKEGDLPLIVAIDLQPMSPIEGVIQVQGDITNARTAQLVIRHFDGSKADLVVCDGAPDVTGLHDMDEFVQSQLILAGLTIVTHILKEGGKFIAKIFRGKDTSLLFCQLKLFFPTVTFAKPKSSRNSSIEAFAVCENYSPPEGFNPRDLHRLLQKVGSPSGGSHLDCSSGWLEGPNKVYIPFLACGDLTGYDSDRSYPLPKEADGSSYQSLDPVQPPIAPPYKRALELKKASAQSIQDTHEDPNLSWVGQTYLARPGRDGV; from the exons ATGGGAAAAGCCTCTCGGGACAAAAGA GATATATACTATAGAAAAGCCAAAGAAGAAGGATGGCGTGCCAGAAGTGCGTTTAAGCTTCTTCAGATTGATGAGGAATTCAACATTTTCCAAGGTGTGAAGAGGGTTGTAGACTTATGTGCTGCCCCTGGTAGCTGGAGTCAG GTTTTGAGTCGTCAACTGTATCTTCCAGCAAAGTCCTCAGCTGAGTCAAA AGAAGGAGATCTTCCTCTTATAGTGGCCATAGATTTGCAGCCTATGTCTCCAATCGAAGGTGTCATCCAGGTTCAAGGGGACATTACTAATGCTCGTACTGCCCAACTG GTTATCAGACACTTTGATGGTAGCAAGGCAGACCTGGTTGTTTGTGATGGTGCTCCAGATG TTACCGGTTTGCATGACATGGATGAATTTGTCCAGTCCCAGCTCATACTAGCG GGCTTAACAATTGTAACACATATTCTTAAAGAAGGAGGGAAATTCATTGCGAAGATATTCCGTGGAAAAGATACAAGTCTCTTGTTTTGTCAG cTCAAGTTGTTTTTCCCAACTGTAACCTTTGCAAAACCAAAAAGCAGCCGCAATTCTAGTATAG aGGCTTTTGCAGTCTGCGAAAATTACTCTCCACCAGAAGGATTTAACCCGAGAGATCTGCATCGTCTCTTGCAGAAAGTGGGCAGTCCTTCAGGTGGAAGCCATCTAG ATTGCAGTAGTGGTTGGCTTGAAGGACCCAACAAAGTTTATATTCCATTCTTGGCATGTGGTGACTTAACCGGTTATGACTCAGACCGGTCTTACCCACTCCCAAAAGAAGCAGATGGATCGTCATACCAGAGTTTGGACCCGGTTCAGCCTCCGATCGCACCGCCTTACAAACGAGCTCTAGAGCTCAAGAAAGCTTCAGCACAAAGCATCCAAGACACGCATGAG GACCCGAACCTGAGTTGGGTGGGTCAAACATATCTAGCAAGACCAGGCAGAGATGGAGTTTGA
- the LOC108814389 gene encoding putative tRNA (cytidine(32)/guanosine(34)-2'-O)-methyltransferase isoform X1 codes for MGKASRDKRDIYYRKAKEEGWRARSAFKLLQIDEEFNIFQGVKRVVDLCAAPGSWSQVLSRQLYLPAKSSAESKEGDLPLIVAIDLQPMSPIEGVIQVQGDITNARTAQLVIRHFDGSKADLVVCDGAPDVTGLHDMDEFVQSQLILAGLTIVTHILKEGGKFIAKIFRGKDTSLLFCQLKLFFPTVTFAKPKSSRNSSIEAFAVCENYSPPEGFNPRDLHRLLQKVGSPSGGSHLDCSSGWLEGPNKVYIPFLACGDLTGYDSDRSYPLPKEADGSSYQSLDPVQPPIAPPYKRALELKKASAQSIQDTHEKPLACGVFFYKDDVVCLIRRETVVWQQWVGPPNISPKKKQS; via the exons ATGGGAAAAGCCTCTCGGGACAAAAGA GATATATACTATAGAAAAGCCAAAGAAGAAGGATGGCGTGCCAGAAGTGCGTTTAAGCTTCTTCAGATTGATGAGGAATTCAACATTTTCCAAGGTGTGAAGAGGGTTGTAGACTTATGTGCTGCCCCTGGTAGCTGGAGTCAG GTTTTGAGTCGTCAACTGTATCTTCCAGCAAAGTCCTCAGCTGAGTCAAA AGAAGGAGATCTTCCTCTTATAGTGGCCATAGATTTGCAGCCTATGTCTCCAATCGAAGGTGTCATCCAGGTTCAAGGGGACATTACTAATGCTCGTACTGCCCAACTG GTTATCAGACACTTTGATGGTAGCAAGGCAGACCTGGTTGTTTGTGATGGTGCTCCAGATG TTACCGGTTTGCATGACATGGATGAATTTGTCCAGTCCCAGCTCATACTAGCG GGCTTAACAATTGTAACACATATTCTTAAAGAAGGAGGGAAATTCATTGCGAAGATATTCCGTGGAAAAGATACAAGTCTCTTGTTTTGTCAG cTCAAGTTGTTTTTCCCAACTGTAACCTTTGCAAAACCAAAAAGCAGCCGCAATTCTAGTATAG aGGCTTTTGCAGTCTGCGAAAATTACTCTCCACCAGAAGGATTTAACCCGAGAGATCTGCATCGTCTCTTGCAGAAAGTGGGCAGTCCTTCAGGTGGAAGCCATCTAG ATTGCAGTAGTGGTTGGCTTGAAGGACCCAACAAAGTTTATATTCCATTCTTGGCATGTGGTGACTTAACCGGTTATGACTCAGACCGGTCTTACCCACTCCCAAAAGAAGCAGATGGATCGTCATACCAGAGTTTGGACCCGGTTCAGCCTCCGATCGCACCGCCTTACAAACGAGCTCTAGAGCTCAAGAAAGCTTCAGCACAAAGCATCCAAGACACGCATGAG AAACCATTAGCTTGTGgagttttcttttataaagaCGATGTGGTTTGTTTAATCCGAAGAGAAACAGTAGTCTGGCAACAATGGGTAGGACCCCCTAATATATCACCTAAAAAAAAGCAAAGCTGA
- the LOC108814389 gene encoding putative tRNA (cytidine(32)/guanosine(34)-2'-O)-methyltransferase isoform X2: MGKASRDKRDIYYRKAKEEGWRARSAFKLLQIDEEFNIFQGVKRVVDLCAAPGSWSQVLSRQLYLPAKSSAESKEGDLPLIVAIDLQPMSPIEGVIQVQGDITNARTAQLVIRHFDGSKADLVVCDGAPDVTGLHDMDEFVQSQLILAGLTIVTHILKEGGKFIAKIFRGKDTSLLFCQLKLFFPTVTFAKPKSSRNSSIVCENYSPPEGFNPRDLHRLLQKVGSPSGGSHLDCSSGWLEGPNKVYIPFLACGDLTGYDSDRSYPLPKEADGSSYQSLDPVQPPIAPPYKRALELKKASAQSIQDTHEKPLACGVFFYKDDVVCLIRRETVVWQQWVGPPNISPKKKQS; the protein is encoded by the exons ATGGGAAAAGCCTCTCGGGACAAAAGA GATATATACTATAGAAAAGCCAAAGAAGAAGGATGGCGTGCCAGAAGTGCGTTTAAGCTTCTTCAGATTGATGAGGAATTCAACATTTTCCAAGGTGTGAAGAGGGTTGTAGACTTATGTGCTGCCCCTGGTAGCTGGAGTCAG GTTTTGAGTCGTCAACTGTATCTTCCAGCAAAGTCCTCAGCTGAGTCAAA AGAAGGAGATCTTCCTCTTATAGTGGCCATAGATTTGCAGCCTATGTCTCCAATCGAAGGTGTCATCCAGGTTCAAGGGGACATTACTAATGCTCGTACTGCCCAACTG GTTATCAGACACTTTGATGGTAGCAAGGCAGACCTGGTTGTTTGTGATGGTGCTCCAGATG TTACCGGTTTGCATGACATGGATGAATTTGTCCAGTCCCAGCTCATACTAGCG GGCTTAACAATTGTAACACATATTCTTAAAGAAGGAGGGAAATTCATTGCGAAGATATTCCGTGGAAAAGATACAAGTCTCTTGTTTTGTCAG cTCAAGTTGTTTTTCCCAACTGTAACCTTTGCAAAACCAAAAAGCAGCCGCAATTCTAGTATAG TCTGCGAAAATTACTCTCCACCAGAAGGATTTAACCCGAGAGATCTGCATCGTCTCTTGCAGAAAGTGGGCAGTCCTTCAGGTGGAAGCCATCTAG ATTGCAGTAGTGGTTGGCTTGAAGGACCCAACAAAGTTTATATTCCATTCTTGGCATGTGGTGACTTAACCGGTTATGACTCAGACCGGTCTTACCCACTCCCAAAAGAAGCAGATGGATCGTCATACCAGAGTTTGGACCCGGTTCAGCCTCCGATCGCACCGCCTTACAAACGAGCTCTAGAGCTCAAGAAAGCTTCAGCACAAAGCATCCAAGACACGCATGAG AAACCATTAGCTTGTGgagttttcttttataaagaCGATGTGGTTTGTTTAATCCGAAGAGAAACAGTAGTCTGGCAACAATGGGTAGGACCCCCTAATATATCACCTAAAAAAAAGCAAAGCTGA
- the LOC108814389 gene encoding putative tRNA (cytidine(32)/guanosine(34)-2'-O)-methyltransferase isoform X4 — translation MGKASRDKRDIYYRKAKEEGWRARSAFKLLQIDEEFNIFQGVKRVVDLCAAPGSWSQVLSRQLYLPAKSSAESKEGDLPLIVAIDLQPMSPIEGVIQVQGDITNARTAQLVIRHFDGSKADLVVCDGAPDVTGLHDMDEFVQSQLILAGLTIVTHILKEGGKFIAKIFRGKDTSLLFCQLKLFFPTVTFAKPKSSRNSSIEAFAVCENYSPPEGFNPRDLHRLLQKVGSPSGGSHLDCSSGWLEGPNKVYIPFLACGDLTGYDSDRSYPLPKEADGSSYQSLDPVQPPIAPPYKRALELKKASAQSIQDTHEFKLFYITKWRTRT, via the exons ATGGGAAAAGCCTCTCGGGACAAAAGA GATATATACTATAGAAAAGCCAAAGAAGAAGGATGGCGTGCCAGAAGTGCGTTTAAGCTTCTTCAGATTGATGAGGAATTCAACATTTTCCAAGGTGTGAAGAGGGTTGTAGACTTATGTGCTGCCCCTGGTAGCTGGAGTCAG GTTTTGAGTCGTCAACTGTATCTTCCAGCAAAGTCCTCAGCTGAGTCAAA AGAAGGAGATCTTCCTCTTATAGTGGCCATAGATTTGCAGCCTATGTCTCCAATCGAAGGTGTCATCCAGGTTCAAGGGGACATTACTAATGCTCGTACTGCCCAACTG GTTATCAGACACTTTGATGGTAGCAAGGCAGACCTGGTTGTTTGTGATGGTGCTCCAGATG TTACCGGTTTGCATGACATGGATGAATTTGTCCAGTCCCAGCTCATACTAGCG GGCTTAACAATTGTAACACATATTCTTAAAGAAGGAGGGAAATTCATTGCGAAGATATTCCGTGGAAAAGATACAAGTCTCTTGTTTTGTCAG cTCAAGTTGTTTTTCCCAACTGTAACCTTTGCAAAACCAAAAAGCAGCCGCAATTCTAGTATAG aGGCTTTTGCAGTCTGCGAAAATTACTCTCCACCAGAAGGATTTAACCCGAGAGATCTGCATCGTCTCTTGCAGAAAGTGGGCAGTCCTTCAGGTGGAAGCCATCTAG ATTGCAGTAGTGGTTGGCTTGAAGGACCCAACAAAGTTTATATTCCATTCTTGGCATGTGGTGACTTAACCGGTTATGACTCAGACCGGTCTTACCCACTCCCAAAAGAAGCAGATGGATCGTCATACCAGAGTTTGGACCCGGTTCAGCCTCCGATCGCACCGCCTTACAAACGAGCTCTAGAGCTCAAGAAAGCTTCAGCACAAAGCATCCAAGACACGCATGAG TTTAAACTCTTTTACATCACAAAATGGAGGACCCGAACCTGA
- the LOC108814389 gene encoding putative tRNA (cytidine(32)/guanosine(34)-2'-O)-methyltransferase isoform X5, with protein MGKASRDKRDIYYRKAKEEGWRARSAFKLLQIDEEFNIFQGVKRVVDLCAAPGSWSQVLSRQLYLPAKSSAESKEGDLPLIVAIDLQPMSPIEGVIQVQGDITNARTAQLVIRHFDGSKADLVVCDGAPDVTGLHDMDEFVQSQLILAGLTIVTHILKEGGKFIAKIFRGKDTSLLFCQLKLFFPTVTFAKPKSSRNSSIEAFAVCENYSPPEGFNPRDLHRLLQKVGSPSGGSHLDCSSGWLEGPNKVYIPFLACGDLTGYDSDRSYPLPKEADGSSYQSLDPVQPPIAPPYKRALELKKASAQSIQDTHEDRNH; from the exons ATGGGAAAAGCCTCTCGGGACAAAAGA GATATATACTATAGAAAAGCCAAAGAAGAAGGATGGCGTGCCAGAAGTGCGTTTAAGCTTCTTCAGATTGATGAGGAATTCAACATTTTCCAAGGTGTGAAGAGGGTTGTAGACTTATGTGCTGCCCCTGGTAGCTGGAGTCAG GTTTTGAGTCGTCAACTGTATCTTCCAGCAAAGTCCTCAGCTGAGTCAAA AGAAGGAGATCTTCCTCTTATAGTGGCCATAGATTTGCAGCCTATGTCTCCAATCGAAGGTGTCATCCAGGTTCAAGGGGACATTACTAATGCTCGTACTGCCCAACTG GTTATCAGACACTTTGATGGTAGCAAGGCAGACCTGGTTGTTTGTGATGGTGCTCCAGATG TTACCGGTTTGCATGACATGGATGAATTTGTCCAGTCCCAGCTCATACTAGCG GGCTTAACAATTGTAACACATATTCTTAAAGAAGGAGGGAAATTCATTGCGAAGATATTCCGTGGAAAAGATACAAGTCTCTTGTTTTGTCAG cTCAAGTTGTTTTTCCCAACTGTAACCTTTGCAAAACCAAAAAGCAGCCGCAATTCTAGTATAG aGGCTTTTGCAGTCTGCGAAAATTACTCTCCACCAGAAGGATTTAACCCGAGAGATCTGCATCGTCTCTTGCAGAAAGTGGGCAGTCCTTCAGGTGGAAGCCATCTAG ATTGCAGTAGTGGTTGGCTTGAAGGACCCAACAAAGTTTATATTCCATTCTTGGCATGTGGTGACTTAACCGGTTATGACTCAGACCGGTCTTACCCACTCCCAAAAGAAGCAGATGGATCGTCATACCAGAGTTTGGACCCGGTTCAGCCTCCGATCGCACCGCCTTACAAACGAGCTCTAGAGCTCAAGAAAGCTTCAGCACAAAGCATCCAAGACACGCATGAG gaCAGAAACCATTAG